A single Cygnus olor isolate bCygOlo1 unplaced genomic scaffold, bCygOlo1.pri.v2 scaffold_111_ctg1, whole genome shotgun sequence DNA region contains:
- the LOC121063222 gene encoding olfactory receptor 14J1-like, with translation ALLGNGLIITAVACDHRLHTPMYFFLLNLALLDLGSISTSIPKALTNSLWDTRVISYVGCAAQVFLFLFFIGAEFCLLTVMAYDRYVAICQPLHYGTLLGSRACATMAAAAWGSGFLNAVLHTANTFSLPLCQGNALDQVFCELPQILKLSCSDSYLREVRVLVVSAFLFWVCFVFIVLSYLQIFRAVLRIPSQQGQHKAFSTCLPHIAVVSLFLGTAMFDHLKPPSISSPSLDLAVAVVYAVVPPALNPLIYSLRNQELKHALRILITSVSKRTSYLSCYKPQKWLVM, from the coding sequence gccctcctgggcaacggcctcatcaTCACAgccgtagcctgcgaccaccgcctccacacccccatgtacttcttcctcctcaacctcgccctccttgACCTGGGCAGCATCTCCACCTCTATCCCCAAAGCCTTGACcaattccctctgggacaccagggtCATTTCCTATGTAGGATGTGCTGCACaggtctttctctttctcttcttcattggAGCTGAGTTTTGTCTTCTCACTGTTATGGCCTATGACCGCTATGTCGCCATCTGCCAGCCCCTGCACTATGGgaccctcctgggcagcagagcctgtgccaccatggcagcagctgcctggggcagtggctttctcaatgctgtcctgcacacagCCAATACATTTTCACTGCCTCTCTGCCAGGGCAATGCCCTAGACCAGGTCTTCTGTGAACttccccagatcctcaagctctcctgctcagactcCTACCTAAGGGAAGTTCGAGTTCTTGTTGTtagtgcttttttattttgggtgtgttttgttttcattgttctgtCTTActtgcagatcttcagggctgtgctgaggattCCCTcgcagcagggacagcacaaagccttttccacgtgcctccctcacaTCGCTGTGGTCTCTCTGTTCCTCGGCACTGCCATGTTTGACCATCTGAAGCCACCCTCCATCTCTTCTCCATCTCTGGATCTGGCAGTGGCAGTTGTGTACGcggtggtgcctccagcactgaaccccctcatctacagccTGAGGAACCAGGAGCTAAAGCATGCCCTCAGGATATTGATAACTAGTGTTTCAAAAAGAACAAGCTACTTATCTTGTTACAAGCCACAAAAATGGCTTGTAATGTAA